A region of Lycium barbarum isolate Lr01 chromosome 1, ASM1917538v2, whole genome shotgun sequence DNA encodes the following proteins:
- the LOC132637223 gene encoding ycf20-like protein has protein sequence MASIMLQSLPAADNESFGQLFVVSRSSPILDFSKRPEVTEQISKFGVKCMPSLNIRSRTRRRGSRIAFALDTGRLPSSDDQDGLNGDGRDLGGTRLGRIVGAGGRQLLEKLNSARQNFPMKVFLLLLGFYTANALATILGQTGDWDVLVAGVVVAAIEGIGMLMYKKPPSLLSKRLQSLVSMVNYWKAGVILGLFVDAFKLGS, from the exons ATGGCTTCAATCATGTTGCAGTCTTTGCCAGCAGCCGATAATGAAAGCTTTGGACAATTATTTGTAGTTTCAAGAAGTTCACCTATCCTGGATTTCTCCAAAAGACCAGAAGTAACTGAACAAATTTCAAAGTTTGGTGTAAAATGTATGCCATCTCTTAATATTAG GTCCCGGACAAGAAGACGTGGTTCAAGAATAGCATTTGCTTTAGATACAGGGAGACTTCCCAGTAGTGACGATCAAGATGGCCTCAACGGTGATGGTCGTGATCTAGGTGGAACTCGTTTGGGGAGGATAGTAGGTGCTGGAGGCAGGCAGTTGTTGGAGAAGCTTAATTCAGCTCGACAAAATTTTCCTATGAAAGTATTTCTGCTTCTCTTAGGTTTTTATACGGCAAATGCCTTGGCTACAATCCTAGGACAGACTGGTGATTGGGATGTGTTAGTGGCAGGAGTCGTCGTAGCTGCAATTGAGGGAATTGGAATGCTTATGTATAAAAAGCCTCCTTCTCTTCTGTCCAAGAGGTTGCAATCTCTGGTTTCGATGGTGAACTACTGGAAAGCAGGTGTTATTCTAGGTCTCTTCGTTGATGCTTTCAAACTAGGTAGTTGA